Part of the Sinorhizobium sp. BG8 genome, AGAACTTTTACAGGGCAACCCCGTAGCAGAGGTTCGACTGCCGCGAACAACACCACTTTCTGCCGCCAACGCCGAAAGGTAAGGCCGGTCGCCGCCAGAACCCGTCGTTGCAGCGTGCGCGGCGAGACCGCGAGCCGTGCCGCGCATTCGGAAAGGTCGATATCACGGCCGCTTCCGGCCAGCCATTCTTCCTGGAGACGCGCCAGCGCCCTGTCGGAGGGAATGGCGAGTGTGCCGTGAAGGCGTTGCGTCGGGCGGAGGCGATCGAAAAGTACTTCCACGAGCCGGCCATGCGCGGCATCTGCCAGATCCGGCACGCCCGCCTCCGCTGCCGTGCGAATGAGTTCGCGCTCGAGAGGTCCGAGCCCCAGCACCCGTGGACGATTGCCGAGCGAGGAGGCGTATGCCGGTTCGATGTAGAGATTGAGGGCGGTTCGCCGCGTCGTCGCGCTAAGGCGGTGGAGCAGGTCCCCTGGTATCCACGCCGCTTGATCCCTTCCCAGGACAAAGGTGGAGCCGCCGGCCGTGACGCGCAACGGTGCGTCCGGACAATAGGCGATCTGACCGCGCCGATGGCTGTGCGGAGGCGGCGAAGCAGCCGTTTCGAACGTGGCCTTGTACCCCACGATGCGCTGACTGCCGTCTTCGAAGCCGGCTATCGGGTCCACTCGCATGTTGTCATCCCGGCGATAGTGACTGTCATCTCCGCAACACCGGCTGGGGTCGAAATGCCCTAGGGTCAAATCCCAGACCTGAGCGGAGGTGATATGAACAGCATGGAGACGGCACTTCTGGCAAGCGCCGGGATCGCGGGAGGCTTCTGCAATGCCATTGCCGGAGGCGGTACCTTCTTCACACTGCCTGCTCTGCTTCTCGCCGGTCTTCCGCCGGTCGTGGCAGGCGCCACGAGCGCTGTGGCGATCTGGCCGGGGCATGCCGTCGCTCTGGCGAGTTATGGCAGAGTGGGAGGAGGAGGCACCCTTTCGGGCAATCTCGTCACGATCGGAGGTGCGGTCGCCGGCGCCGGACTGCTGATCCTCGCGGGAGATGAGATATTCCGCGCACTCGTTCCCTGGCTGATCCTCGCCGCGACCCTGCTCTTCGTGGCCGCGCCCCGTGTCAGGGCCGTGGTGGCCAAACGGTCCGGGGCCTTCCGCGCATGGCGGCTCGGAGATTTCACCGTCGCCGTCTACGGCGGCTACTTCGGCGCCGGGCTCGGCATTCTCCTGCTTGCCCTGCTGACTGCCCAGGGGACGAGGGACCTGCGGGATGCAAATGCCGCAAAGAACGTCCGGGCCACGCTGATCTCATCGGTCGCGGTTGCGATTTTCATTGCGACTGGCAATGTCGCCTGGCGAGAAGGAGCCGTCGTGCTCGCGGGCGCCATTGCGGGTGGATACCTGGGCGGAAGGCTGACGCGGCTTGTCAGCGCAGATCTGCTGCGGCTCGGCGTTGTTGTCGTGGGGGTTGCGCTCTTCGTCGCCTATCTATGACCCATCGGTCTTTGAAGGGGGTGTCGATGGATCCTCGAACACCGAGAGAAATTTGCCGAGAAGGGTATCAAGGGTCGAGCGCTCGTCTTTGGTAAGGGCCTCGACGAGCCGGTGTTGATTGGCCACATGGGCGGTCACGGCCCGGTCAACGAGTTCAAGACCTGCGGGGGTGAGCCCGATGATGACGCTGCGACGGTCGTCCGGATTGTGCAGGCGTTCGATGAGGCCGGATTTTTCCAGTTGATCGAGGCGGTTGGTCATCGTGCCGGACGTGACCATGGTCATCGCGGCCAGATCCGAGGGCGACAATCGGTACGGAGCCCCGGAGCGGCGGAGCGTTGCAAGGACATCGAAGCCGGACGCCGACAGCGAGAAATCTGCGAGTGCCTTCTCGATCTCGCGCTGTAGATGCATCCGCAGGCGCGCGAGACGGCCCATCAACCCCATCGGGGCGATGTCCAGATCCGGACGTTCGGCACTCCACTGCGCAAGAATTCTGTCGACGTGATCCATGGGATGACTATCGCTCAAATTATCTTGACGTCAAGATAGAATGAGATATCTTGACGTCAAGATAACTCTCTGGCGGCTGCACCAAGATCGCAGTTGGCTGGAGTGTGCGACGGGCGTGCAGCCCTCCATTTGACAGCGCGACAACAGGACATCCCATGGGACGACGAACCGATATCATGCTGACGGCCGTTGCTCCGGCCGTGTGGGGCAGCACCTACATCGTCACCACCGAACTGTTACCCCAAGGCTATCCGTTGACGGTTGCCATGTTGCGGGCGCTTCCGGCCGGCCTTCTGCTACTGGCTCTGGTTCGAAGGCTGCCTAAGGGCATTTGGTGGGTCCGCGCCTTCCTGTTGGGCGCCCTGAATTTCTCGTTCTTCTGGGCCATGCTCTTTGTCTCGGCCTATCGGCTGCCGGGTGGGGTGGCTGCGACCGTCGGCGCCATCCAGCCGTTGATCGTCATTCTGCTGTCGCGCATCATCCTCGGTTCGCCTGTGCGGGCACTGTCCGTGCTGGCCGGCGTGGCAGGTATTGGCGGGGTAGCCCTGCTGGTGCTGACGCCGCACGCGAAGCTCGATTTCGTCGGTGTCGTTGCGGGGCTCGCCGGTGCCCTTTCCATGGCGTTCGGCACGGTGCTCACGCGACGCTGGCAGCCGCCCGTGACGCCGCTTGTCTACACCGCCTGGCAGCTTGCGGCGGGCGGGATCATGCTGGTGCCTGCTGCACTTCTACTGGAGCCGGCGCTGCCGGCTCCGACGGCCGCCAATCTGGTCGGCTTCGCCTATCTCGGCCTCGTCGGCGGCGCGCTCACCTACATTCTCTGGTTCCGGGGGCTGTCGCGGCTCGAACCCTCGGCTGTTTCGCCCCTCGGCTTCCTGAGCCCGCTGGTCGCCGTCCTCCTTGGCTGGGGCTTGCTTGGACAGACCCTTGCCCTCCTCCAGATCCTGGGAATGGCGATCGTTCTCGGCGGCGTCTGGCTCAGCCAGCGCGCGCAGATGGCAGCGCCGGCAATGCCGCGTTCTCCCCGCCTCGATGCATGTCTTCCGAAACCGTGAAGCGGGCAGTGGGCTAGGACCTCAAGGACATAAGCCTGCAGAGTAGTGGCTGGGCTTGAGGGATCCCGGTAAGCCTCATGCCACTCCCTGTGCCGCCTTTTTCCACGCCGCGTTGAGCCCCTGAAGATCGGCGTAGCGATGTCCTCGTCGATCATCGTGGCAAGGCCAGCTGCGGTCGTGCCGCGATGCTCCATGAAGGTATCGATGATATCCGCAGGGCTCGCTTCGGACTCCGCGATGAGCATGCTCGCACCCAGGAAAAGCTGGCGCACCGCCGCGTCGGCGGCTTCCGGATCGATCCCCACCTCCACCGCGTGGCGGATCATCGCGTCGGCGAAGAGAGCGAGAAAAGCAGGCCCGGACCCCGTGAGGGCGGTGTAGTAGTCAAGCTCGGCTTCATCAGCGATAAGCTGCGACCTGCCCGACGCGGAGAATAGCCGATGGGCGAAATCGGCTTCCTCGTCCGTTACGCTGTCCGTTGCGAACCAGGGCGTGAAGGAGAGGCGCTGCTCGGCGCAGGCATTCGGCATCGCGCGGATGATCCGTTCCGACCCGAAGCGCTCTTCCAGCTCATCGATGTCGATACCCGCCATTACGGAAATCACAAGCTTGTCGGAGAGGTCTAGGTCTATGTCGTCGAGCTGCGCCGGCCTGACGGAAAGCATGACCACATCGCACATCGATGCGAGCAGTTCGTTGTCCGACACGAGGCGGATGGCCGGCCAGGAACCGAAGCCGTCCGCACTGCCCGAGCGGGAGGACAATACCAGCCGCGACGGCGATACCACGCCCTCCACGATGGCTGGGCGAAGGAGCGCTCCCGCCAGCCAGCCACCGCCTCCTATGACGCCGAAGGTCGTCAAACCCATTCCCCTCCACGCATGACGCGGACGCGGGTGCCGTCCGGCTTGATGCCGTCGATATCGACCTTGTCCGAACCGATCATCCAGTCGATGTGGATGAGGCTGGAGTTGCCACCCTGCGACTTGATCTGCTCCTCCGTGAGCTTGGCCCCGTCGAGGAAGCACTTGGAATAGCATTGCCCGAGCGCGATATGGCAGGAGGCGTTCTCGTCGAAGAGCGTGTTGTAGAACAGGATGCCGCTCGCCGAGATCGGGGAGGAGTGCGGCACCAGCGCGACTTCGCCGAGCCGGCGTGCGCCCTCGTCCGTGTCGAGCACCTTCTGCAGGACCGCCTCTCCCTTGGAGGCCTTGGCCTCGACTATTCTTCCGCCCTCGAAGCGCACCTGTATGTCGTCAATGAGCGTGCCCTGATGGGAGAGCGGCTTCGTCGACGAAACAAAACCCTCGGCGCGCAATGCATGCGGGGTCGTGAACACTTCCTCGGTCGGAATGTTCGGGTTGCAGGTGATGCCGTTCTTGGCGGTTGAGGCGCCGCCATGCCATTCGTGACCGTCGGCGAGACCGAGCGTGAGGTCGGTGCCTGGTCCCTTAAAGTGCAGCGCCGCGAAGCGCTCCTCGTTCAGCCAGGATGAACGCTTTCTCAGGTTTGCGTTGTGGGCCTCCCAGGCGGAGATCGGGTCGTCCTGATCGACGCGAGACGCGGCGAAGATGGCATCCGCGAGCTTGCCGACGGCGATTTCTGCCGGATCATCGGGGAACACCTGGCGTGCCCAGGAGGGGTTCGGATAGGAAACG contains:
- a CDS encoding helix-turn-helix transcriptional regulator, which codes for MRVDPIAGFEDGSQRIVGYKATFETAASPPPHSHRRGQIAYCPDAPLRVTAGGSTFVLGRDQAAWIPGDLLHRLSATTRRTALNLYIEPAYASSLGNRPRVLGLGPLERELIRTAAEAGVPDLADAAHGRLVEVLFDRLRPTQRLHGTLAIPSDRALARLQEEWLAGSGRDIDLSECAARLAVSPRTLQRRVLAATGLTFRRWRQKVVLFAAVEPLLRGCPVKVLAADCGYASASAFVAAFRAVFGITPGELQRQQVAE
- a CDS encoding sulfite exporter TauE/SafE family protein, whose protein sequence is MNSMETALLASAGIAGGFCNAIAGGGTFFTLPALLLAGLPPVVAGATSAVAIWPGHAVALASYGRVGGGGTLSGNLVTIGGAVAGAGLLILAGDEIFRALVPWLILAATLLFVAAPRVRAVVAKRSGAFRAWRLGDFTVAVYGGYFGAGLGILLLALLTAQGTRDLRDANAAKNVRATLISSVAVAIFIATGNVAWREGAVVLAGAIAGGYLGGRLTRLVSADLLRLGVVVVGVALFVAYL
- a CDS encoding MarR family transcriptional regulator, which gives rise to MDHVDRILAQWSAERPDLDIAPMGLMGRLARLRMHLQREIEKALADFSLSASGFDVLATLRRSGAPYRLSPSDLAAMTMVTSGTMTNRLDQLEKSGLIERLHNPDDRRSVIIGLTPAGLELVDRAVTAHVANQHRLVEALTKDERSTLDTLLGKFLSVFEDPSTPPSKTDGS
- a CDS encoding EamA family transporter, whose translation is MGRRTDIMLTAVAPAVWGSTYIVTTELLPQGYPLTVAMLRALPAGLLLLALVRRLPKGIWWVRAFLLGALNFSFFWAMLFVSAYRLPGGVAATVGAIQPLIVILLSRIILGSPVRALSVLAGVAGIGGVALLVLTPHAKLDFVGVVAGLAGALSMAFGTVLTRRWQPPVTPLVYTAWQLAAGGIMLVPAALLLEPALPAPTAANLVGFAYLGLVGGALTYILWFRGLSRLEPSAVSPLGFLSPLVAVLLGWGLLGQTLALLQILGMAIVLGGVWLSQRAQMAAPAMPRSPRLDACLPKP
- a CDS encoding aminopeptidase, giving the protein MTYPANSPAPVDPERLEKLAEVAVKIGLRLQKGQDLVMTAPVNALPLARLITKHAYLAGAGLVTTFYSDEDATLSRYRYGPDESFDRATDWLYEGMAKAYANNAARLAIAGDNPMLLSGEDPAKVARANKANSMAYKPALEKISNFDINWNIVSYPNPSWARQVFPDDPAEIAVGKLADAIFAASRVDQDDPISAWEAHNANLRKRSSWLNEERFAALHFKGPGTDLTLGLADGHEWHGGASTAKNGITCNPNIPTEEVFTTPHALRAEGFVSSTKPLSHQGTLIDDIQVRFEGGRIVEAKASKGEAVLQKVLDTDEGARRLGEVALVPHSSPISASGILFYNTLFDENASCHIALGQCYSKCFLDGAKLTEEQIKSQGGNSSLIHIDWMIGSDKVDIDGIKPDGTRVRVMRGGEWV